A DNA window from Mucilaginibacter xinganensis contains the following coding sequences:
- a CDS encoding universal stress protein produces the protein MKNILILTDFSENAAGAATFGAYLGSKLHANIVIFNSYLKFSEALSYAGGSWVADDVLRWREESKLHVNQLAESLEQLVALHAAATEKPMIHCHSAEGNLGDNLVDIIKEKNIDLIVMGARTGTAIEHVFWGSDTATVIQHSTRPVLVVPAKTDIQNITKVVFATDFEDADKKALQYLEGLGEIFHFKLEIIHITPPGDDNKDEKKSTFTHWLSQLEYPYITYKEISGTDVVEKLNSLCTTTNSELLAMVHHQHSFFVRLLHESTTKRALLNQKIPIMVFPSSLE, from the coding sequence ATGAAAAACATACTGATCCTTACCGATTTTTCTGAAAATGCGGCGGGTGCTGCAACGTTTGGTGCCTACCTTGGGAGTAAACTACATGCCAATATTGTAATATTCAACTCTTATCTAAAATTTTCGGAAGCGCTTTCGTACGCTGGCGGGTCGTGGGTAGCCGATGATGTATTACGCTGGCGGGAAGAAAGCAAACTCCATGTAAATCAATTAGCCGAAAGCCTTGAACAGCTGGTAGCCCTGCATGCCGCTGCAACAGAAAAACCAATGATCCATTGTCATTCGGCAGAGGGAAACCTTGGGGATAACCTTGTGGACATTATCAAGGAAAAAAATATAGACCTGATTGTAATGGGCGCCAGAACCGGCACCGCAATTGAACATGTTTTCTGGGGCAGCGATACGGCCACGGTTATTCAGCATTCAACCCGCCCGGTTTTGGTGGTACCTGCAAAAACCGATATTCAAAACATTACTAAAGTTGTATTTGCTACAGATTTTGAAGATGCTGACAAAAAAGCTTTACAGTATCTTGAGGGCCTGGGTGAAATTTTTCACTTTAAACTTGAGATTATCCACATAACACCTCCCGGCGATGATAATAAAGACGAAAAAAAATCAACTTTTACACATTGGCTTTCGCAGTTAGAATATCCCTACATTACTTACAAAGAAATTAGCGGAACGGATGTAGTTGAAAAACTAAACAGCCTGTGCACTACCACCAATTCTGAACTATTGGCCATGGTACATCATCAGCATTCCTTTTTTGTAAGGCTGCTTCATGAAAGCACCACCAAACGGGCACTTCTAAATCAAAAAATCCCCATAATGGTCTTCCCTTCATCATTGGAGTAA
- a CDS encoding DUF6377 domain-containing protein encodes MRFLLSFIFIVLFGSSVFASSKTDSLLTVLKSELNKKKVYDDQKEARIEKLRNSLLNTPQTDYKRLYTVCSGLYEEYKVYQFDSAYVYTNKLLDLSHRLKDQSKEYDSKIKLGFILCSAGMFKQTFDCLNKINAAALDNNSKTEYYSLKARAYSDLADYDNDSYYTPFENAESLKYLDSAIMLCKPDSFDQLMQLGSKQLRTGDTKNPSKYLNRLFYSFRLTYHQRARVATSISFFYNVNTQSDQRIQFLAIGAINDIRSSTKETLAAFKLGELLYKNGNMVDAYTFIQQAMDDAEYYGARLRKIKIGSVLPTVAAQKLILMEKEKNKVLVYLLSITAVSALVLLVFFIIFIQLKRLKAKEKIIEEKNVQLELINEKLGEDARIKEEYIGYFFNVISGYVLKLEKLKRSIDRKLVTKKYDDIQLVIDEINIKKERETLFYTFDHTFLKIFPNFITTFNSLFKKEDQIWPKDNEVLNTDLRIFALNRMGISDNETIASILEYSVKTIYVYKMRIKAKSIYPSDQFEQRLMASKAFDAAPPMPH; translated from the coding sequence ATGAGATTTCTTTTATCATTTATATTCATCGTGCTTTTCGGTAGTTCTGTTTTTGCATCTTCAAAAACTGACAGTTTGCTTACGGTATTGAAAAGCGAGCTGAATAAGAAAAAAGTATATGACGACCAAAAGGAAGCGCGGATAGAAAAGCTCAGAAACTCATTGTTAAACACCCCACAAACAGATTATAAGAGGCTTTATACAGTATGCAGCGGCCTTTATGAGGAATATAAGGTTTACCAGTTTGATTCGGCCTACGTGTACACTAATAAATTGCTTGATCTCAGCCATCGCCTTAAAGACCAGTCGAAAGAGTACGACAGTAAAATAAAGCTTGGTTTTATTTTATGCTCTGCGGGCATGTTTAAGCAAACATTTGACTGTTTAAATAAAATTAATGCAGCTGCATTGGATAATAATTCAAAAACTGAATATTATTCATTAAAAGCAAGGGCTTATTCAGACCTTGCTGACTACGATAACGATAGCTACTATACCCCCTTTGAAAATGCTGAATCACTTAAATATTTAGATTCAGCAATCATGCTTTGTAAGCCGGACTCGTTTGATCAGCTCATGCAGCTCGGCAGCAAGCAGTTAAGAACGGGCGATACAAAAAATCCTTCGAAATATCTTAACCGGCTATTTTATAGCTTCAGGCTTACTTACCATCAACGTGCCAGGGTTGCTACCAGCATTAGCTTTTTCTACAATGTGAACACGCAAAGCGACCAACGGATACAATTTTTAGCTATTGGGGCTATTAATGATATCCGCTCATCAACCAAAGAAACCCTGGCCGCTTTTAAGTTGGGTGAACTGCTTTATAAAAACGGCAACATGGTTGATGCTTACACCTTTATACAGCAGGCGATGGATGATGCTGAATACTATGGGGCACGGCTGCGTAAAATTAAAATCGGATCTGTTTTACCTACTGTTGCTGCGCAAAAGCTGATTTTGATGGAAAAGGAAAAGAATAAGGTATTGGTGTATTTGCTGTCAATTACTGCGGTTTCCGCGTTGGTGCTGCTGGTATTTTTTATCATCTTCATCCAGTTGAAGCGGTTAAAAGCAAAGGAGAAGATCATCGAAGAAAAAAATGTACAGCTGGAACTGATTAACGAAAAGCTTGGCGAGGATGCGCGGATAAAAGAAGAATACATCGGCTATTTTTTCAACGTAATATCCGGATATGTTTTAAAGCTTGAAAAATTGAAGCGAAGCATAGACAGGAAGCTTGTTACCAAAAAGTACGACGATATTCAGTTGGTTATTGATGAGATCAATATAAAGAAGGAACGTGAAACGCTGTTTTATACGTTCGACCATACTTTCCTCAAAATATTCCCAAATTTTATTACCACATTTAATTCATTGTTTAAAAAGGAAGACCAGATCTGGCCAAAAGATAACGAGGTTTTAAATACCGATCTCAGGATATTTGCATTGAACCGTATGGGCATTAGCGATAATGAAACCATAGCTAGTATTTTAGAATATTCTGTTAAAACAATCTATGTTTATAAAATGAGGATCAAGGCAAAATCAATTTATCCTTCTGATCAGTTTGAGCAGCGGCTAATGGCTTCCAAGGCTTTTGATGCTGCGCCACCCATGCCCCACTAA